The Glycine max cultivar Williams 82 chromosome 3, Glycine_max_v4.0, whole genome shotgun sequence sequence CTCTTAgatgttttgttttaaatggCTGTTTTCTTGTTCAGATCACATTGAACAATGGTGAAGGCTGTGGCCGTTCTTGGCAGCAGTGAGGGTGTCACTGGAACTATTCACTTCGTTCAGGAGGGAAGTGGTAAGTTTCTATTCTTTATTGGTAAACTTTTCAATAAGCACTTATAGGTGAAAAAATAAGAAGCCATAATGAATTAAACTTCTATTCTATCCAAGAAGTTAAATgaaataacttttataaaatatgaagtgcgtaagttgattttaacttgtgaaataaatttaatttattttaccttttttttttgttactaaaAGTGCTTATCgagaaatttattcaaacatgcctttgattttgattttcataCTGTACTGACTACTGAGTCAAATCAAATGACATAATTGTCCAGGTCCAACCACCGTAACTGGATCTCTTGCTGGTCTTAAGCCTGGTCTCCATGGTTTCCATGTCCATGCCTTGGGGGACACTACCAATGGTTGCCTCTCAACTGGTATATAGTCTTTAGACAATAACCCGAATCATTTTTTGATACTATGAAGCGTTAATGAGCTGGAACTAATTGTATACTCTCGCTTTGCtttcatgaaaacaaatgaACATTTGTGTGAGAGATTGATTCTTCAAAGTTCCAAGCAATAAAATCTGTTGTAAAGCAGCTGGATTATGAAATCCTGTCATTAAGTAATATATTACAAGGctcagttttttattttattttctttccatttcttacAGGATCACATTTCAATCCTAATAACAAGGAGCATGGTGCCCCTGAGGATGAGAATCGTCATGCTGGTGATCTTGGGAATGTTAATGTCGGTGATGATGGTatgtctgattttttttttctttttctgtttcatCTATTTGATTTGTGGTGATTCCAATCAATCTGAAAAGATCAAATAGCAAGTATTTATTTGAttccaaatttcaaatttctgaTTATTTATACAATCCCAGtgttaaaagtaatatatatttttgggtAAGTTATAAAAGTAATAGTGATCTTTTTAGCATTACAAAGAAGTATTTGATAGGTAACAGATAATCTGGAGGTTCTACAAGAAACTTTTCcatattttgaaacaatggTTGGAAATTGAGATTACTTGCTTTCTATTTTGGTGATAATTCATCTTTGAAAGAACTTGTCTATTTTGCCTATCATACCACATGCTTGTTTggtctttaatttaaaatggttTTCTCTCAATTGTGTAACTTAGGTACTGTCAGCTTCACTATTACTGACAGCCAGGTATGTTATTCATCCCCTAATCAAAATCTCTGATGAATTCTGCTAGGTTGACAGTTGACACCAAGACATAGAAGTTTCAATCTTTAACAAGTTTTTAAAATGTGCACAGATTCCTCTCACTGGACCAAACAACATCATAGGAAGGGCGGTTGTTGTCCATGCTGATCCTGATGATCTTGGGAAAGGTATCCACTAATCTGTTTTTATTCCTTGGTATCTGAGTCATTGATCACTCATTTATGATATTCTGTCATAATTCTGTTTGGATTTGGATCTTTTCATGTTAGTAAAGAACAAGATATTGCCACTTAAGGAGAGAAAATTGTAGTATCTCACCATGATTTACGTAGGGCCCATTAACTTAAATGTGTCTTTCTCTCGTTCATTTTGCTTGCTACCATAAAAGGATCTTGATCTATtgtatttttccttctttgcaTTACATATCACAGCTAttcattattttatgttaaaagttttcattgtttttcagctcattgcatgttatttttcttccttatcTTGTGTAGGTGGTCATGAGCTTAGCAAAACTACTGGAAATGCTGGTGGCAGAGTAGCTTGTGGTAAGTATAGACTGCAATATTAAATGCTGTCTTTTTTGACATTCCTTATTACCctgcaaaatcaatttttgacGTGGTTGTGATGCCACAATTAACCTTACAAAGATCTTTATAGAGATTATCAAGTATCAACTAACCATTAGTGTCAGGGTATACTTTTTTGATGGGTTTGTGGTAACCTTGTAcccaattaatatatattaatttgccgattaaaaaaaactctctAGTTCTTTCAATTCCTTCATGGTCGAGATTTTATTGTTGCTTATGTTGACAGTGTATTGATATCCTCTTTTTTCCGTTTGTTGGTGTAGGTATCATTGGTCTGCAAGGATAAACTAATCACATGAAGTTGGAAACGTGCTTTAGATT is a genomic window containing:
- the LOC100305732 gene encoding superoxide dismutase; translation: MVKAVAVLGSSEGVTGTIHFVQEGSGPTTVTGSLAGLKPGLHGFHVHALGDTTNGCLSTGSHFNPNNKEHGAPEDENRHAGDLGNVNVGDDGTVSFTITDSQIPLTGPNNIIGRAVVVHADPDDLGKGGHELSKTTGNAGGRVACGIIGLQG